From the Solibacillus sp. FSL R5-0449 genome, one window contains:
- a CDS encoding organic hydroperoxide resistance protein: MSEKLFTAIATASGGREGKVQSDDGVIQFETAMPGTPRAKKIENSTNPEQLFAAGYAACFDSALQLTASKARVKFTSEVTANVSLLKDEKDQGFKLGVVLQVKGTDIEREQLEELVHKAHEVCPYSKATRGNIEVSLEVI, encoded by the coding sequence ATGTCTGAAAAATTATTTACTGCGATTGCAACTGCTTCGGGAGGACGTGAAGGGAAAGTACAGTCGGATGATGGGGTAATTCAATTTGAAACAGCAATGCCAGGTACACCGAGAGCAAAAAAAATCGAAAATTCAACAAATCCGGAACAGCTGTTTGCTGCAGGGTACGCTGCTTGTTTTGACAGTGCCCTTCAATTAACAGCAAGTAAAGCCCGTGTTAAATTCACGTCTGAAGTAACAGCTAATGTCAGCTTATTAAAAGATGAAAAAGACCAAGGATTTAAGCTTGGTGTTGTGCTTCAAGTGAAAGGGACAGATATTGAGCGTGAACAGTTGGAAGAACTTGTGCATAAAGCGCACGAAGTATGCCCGTATTCAAAAGCAACAAGAGGCAATATTGAAGTTTCACTTGAAGTGATTTAA